In the Pseudodesulfovibrio alkaliphilus genome, one interval contains:
- a CDS encoding SH3 domain-containing protein, whose protein sequence is MNYLVVKAHRSEFPNPIKLKKGAFIIIGEKYEGPEDWEDWYYCTIPGHEGGWVPRQIIERTEGGGAQALEDYTAMELDVDEGDVLIGARKLNGWVWCRHAAANTEGWVPLENLQPVSE, encoded by the coding sequence TTGAATTATCTCGTCGTCAAAGCCCATCGAAGCGAGTTTCCCAATCCCATCAAGCTTAAAAAGGGAGCCTTCATCATCATCGGGGAAAAGTATGAAGGGCCAGAAGATTGGGAGGACTGGTATTATTGCACCATTCCCGGACACGAAGGCGGTTGGGTGCCTCGGCAGATCATTGAACGCACAGAAGGCGGTGGTGCTCAGGCCCTGGAAGACTATACCGCCATGGAACTGGACGTGGACGAGGGCGACGTGCTGATCGGGGCGCGAAAACTGAACGGATGGGTTTGGTGTCGGCATGCCGCCGCAAATACTGAAGGATGGGTGCCCTTGGAAAATTTGCAACCCGTCAGCGAATGA
- a CDS encoding pancreas/duodenum homeobox protein 1, producing the protein MGHYQDVFTREKLAELFPPDRTEQFFEALFGDAEEGSYTIELGYSGGCDTRLQFELRLLQRPGKCLACNLTYGLPQVFSRHPIINVSGIAEAVAQATGKGNASWKLGATREVSATLHVIPLLIEVA; encoded by the coding sequence ATGGGTCATTATCAGGATGTCTTCACCCGGGAAAAACTGGCGGAGCTTTTTCCTCCCGACCGCACCGAGCAATTCTTCGAAGCCCTGTTCGGCGATGCCGAGGAAGGAAGCTACACCATCGAACTCGGCTACTCCGGGGGCTGTGACACCAGATTGCAGTTCGAACTGCGGCTTTTGCAACGGCCGGGCAAATGTCTGGCCTGCAACCTGACCTATGGCCTGCCCCAGGTCTTTTCGCGCCATCCCATCATCAACGTGTCCGGCATAGCCGAGGCCGTGGCCCAGGCCACGGGCAAGGGCAACGCCTCCTGGAAGCTCGGTGCCACCCGCGAGGTATCGGCCACCCTGCACGTCATCCCCCTGCTCATCGAAGTGGCCTGA
- a CDS encoding DUF401 family protein yields MESLLLKLAPFLKILFAFAIMLAGMRLKVGLGLSILTGGIILGLTFGMAPMPIALTGAAALGQKSFLFLAAIVGLILVLSDAMERSGQSARLMEALSGYLTSPRLRLVFFPALIGLLPMPGGAVFSAPMIKTVSESMSITNSDRAVLNYWFRHIWELCWPLYPGIILTVALADITLIELISKTWPGTPVMLLTGWFFFLRPGVLGAGDIAVAVPQAGPGKRAALRQGLPLLIAICGAIGLESAIAALTPNIAFEWGVLAALAAAVTCVMVQNTQLGLPFLKQVLAKKSLWSMLFVIVAVFIFKDIMQVCGVVEEMSRAAGGGAALIASATFLPFLVGMVAGINVAFVGATFPLLLGVLNTLGMQDQTIPYLVLASFCGFTGVMISPIHICFVLTCQYFNCDLAGTWRKVVWPSIAFLLSGGGVFWVLLTLSV; encoded by the coding sequence ATGGAATCCCTGCTTCTCAAGCTTGCGCCCTTTCTCAAGATTCTCTTCGCCTTCGCCATCATGCTCGCAGGTATGCGCCTCAAGGTGGGCCTTGGACTGTCCATCCTGACCGGCGGGATCATCCTCGGCCTGACTTTCGGCATGGCGCCCATGCCCATCGCCCTGACGGGCGCGGCTGCCCTGGGCCAGAAAAGCTTCCTCTTCCTCGCGGCCATCGTCGGACTGATCCTCGTCCTCTCCGACGCCATGGAACGCTCGGGCCAGTCGGCCAGGTTGATGGAGGCGCTCTCGGGCTACCTGACCAGCCCCCGGCTGAGGCTGGTTTTCTTCCCGGCCCTGATCGGACTTTTGCCCATGCCCGGCGGGGCGGTCTTCTCCGCGCCCATGATCAAGACCGTGTCCGAAAGCATGAGCATCACAAACAGCGACCGGGCCGTGCTCAACTACTGGTTCCGCCACATCTGGGAGCTTTGCTGGCCGCTGTACCCCGGCATCATCCTGACTGTGGCCCTGGCCGACATCACCCTCATCGAACTGATCTCCAAGACATGGCCGGGCACTCCCGTCATGCTCCTGACCGGGTGGTTCTTCTTTCTGCGGCCCGGCGTCCTCGGCGCCGGGGACATCGCAGTGGCCGTCCCGCAAGCCGGCCCCGGCAAACGGGCCGCCCTGCGCCAGGGACTGCCGCTGCTCATCGCCATCTGCGGGGCCATAGGGCTGGAGAGCGCCATCGCCGCCCTGACGCCGAACATCGCCTTCGAGTGGGGGGTGCTGGCCGCCCTGGCTGCGGCCGTAACCTGCGTCATGGTCCAGAACACCCAGCTCGGTCTGCCCTTCCTCAAGCAGGTGCTGGCCAAGAAGTCGCTGTGGTCCATGCTCTTCGTCATCGTGGCCGTCTTCATCTTCAAGGACATCATGCAGGTCTGCGGGGTGGTGGAGGAGATGTCACGCGCCGCGGGCGGCGGGGCCGCGCTCATCGCCTCGGCCACCTTCCTGCCTTTCCTGGTGGGCATGGTGGCGGGAATCAACGTGGCCTTCGTGGGTGCCACATTCCCCCTGCTGCTCGGCGTGCTGAACACCCTGGGCATGCAGGACCAGACCATCCCCTATCTGGTGCTGGCCAGCTTCTGCGGCTTCACAGGAGTCATGATCTCCCCCATCCACATCTGCTTCGTGCTCACCTGCCAGTATTTCAATTGCGATCTGGCGGGCACCTGGCGCAAGGTGGTCTGGCCCTCCATAGCATTCCTGCTCTCGGGGGGCGGTGTGTTCTGGGTTTTGCTGACACTCTCCGTCTAG
- a CDS encoding 4Fe-4S dicluster domain-containing protein, with translation MHIPFIKPSTRNYFRMARSQGMPLFDRLHGYVYGRFAYHYIGMAGDKKPWWRFLLAPLVMLLNRHSPFLPTKGSSTGDPAQEKPTFADTYHGKAMPLAEASKLVRLDRPVSTRVSEQVLPYTRARDIVLANPEKIVLLDCPCRSGMKNPCTPIDVCLLVGEPFCSFMLEHHPDKTRQIDADEAVRILKAENARGHVAHAFFKDVILGRFYAICNCCACCCGAMKAQRAGVQMLCSSGYLAEVDQDACSGCGTCVRLCQFKAVGLRQGKAFIRAKRCMGCGVCEQACAKSAITLRLAPEKGEPLRVDAL, from the coding sequence ATGCACATCCCCTTCATCAAACCGTCCACCCGCAACTACTTCCGCATGGCCCGCAGCCAGGGCATGCCGCTTTTCGACAGGCTCCACGGCTATGTCTACGGCCGTTTCGCCTACCACTACATCGGCATGGCAGGCGACAAAAAACCCTGGTGGCGTTTCCTGCTGGCTCCGCTGGTGATGCTGCTCAACCGCCACTCCCCCTTCCTGCCCACCAAGGGCAGCAGCACAGGCGATCCAGCCCAGGAAAAACCCACCTTTGCCGACACCTACCACGGCAAGGCCATGCCCCTGGCCGAAGCGAGCAAGCTGGTCAGGCTCGACCGGCCGGTGAGCACCCGCGTTTCGGAACAGGTTCTGCCCTACACCCGCGCCCGGGACATCGTGCTGGCCAACCCGGAGAAGATCGTTCTTCTCGACTGTCCCTGCCGCTCGGGCATGAAAAACCCGTGCACCCCCATTGATGTCTGTTTGCTGGTGGGCGAACCCTTCTGCTCTTTCATGCTCGAACACCATCCCGACAAGACGCGCCAGATCGACGCCGACGAGGCCGTACGCATCCTCAAGGCCGAGAATGCCCGAGGCCACGTGGCCCACGCCTTTTTCAAGGATGTCATACTTGGCCGGTTCTATGCCATCTGCAACTGCTGCGCCTGCTGCTGCGGGGCCATGAAGGCCCAGCGGGCCGGGGTGCAGATGCTCTGTTCCTCGGGCTATCTGGCCGAGGTGGATCAGGATGCCTGCTCTGGCTGCGGCACCTGCGTCCGGTTGTGCCAATTCAAGGCGGTCGGGCTGCGCCAGGGCAAGGCGTTCATTCGGGCAAAGAGATGTATGGGCTGTGGCGTGTGCGAACAGGCGTGCGCCAAAAGCGCCATCACCCTGCGGCTGGCTCCGGAAAAAGGCGAACCCCTGCGGGTGGACGCCCTGTAG
- the typA gene encoding translational GTPase TypA, with translation MSSRINNQKVRNIAIIAHVDHGKTTLVDAMFKQSGLFREGQSVDERIMDSMDLERERGITIAAKNCSVTWKGVKINIIDTPGHADFGGEVERSLSMADGAILLVDASEGPLPQTRFVLKKALEQRLALMVVINKVDRQDARPDEVLDEIYDLFIDLDAREDQLDFPLLYAVGRDGIAMKTAEERGENLHILLDMIIEKVPGPVHDPAEPFQMLVSDLSYSDYLGRLAIGRVHHGKVRSNDVLVCLPENGKPIPLKLTKLQTYDGLKVTPTETCEPGDIVVIAGIEDVHIGDTICTRESPKALPRITVDEPTVAMKFGINTSPLAGTEGKLVQAGKIRERLFKETLLNVAIQVEESETRESFIVKGRGEFQMAILVEQMRREGFELSVGRPEVIFKHENGTRLEPIEHLYVDCDEAFMGIVTEKLSSRKARMTNMVNHGTGRVRLEFSVPSRSLIGYRDEFLTDTKGTGLMNSYLEGYGEYRGDFPSRYTGSLVADRAGKAVAYGLFNLEPRGRIFVVPGDAIYEGMIIGEHNRDNDINVNPAKEKKLTNMRASGKDEAVILTPVKPMTLEFALNFIKDDEMVEVTPKSIRLRKQQLSALVRHREDGRKKKADA, from the coding sequence ATGAGCAGCAGGATCAACAACCAAAAAGTTCGCAATATCGCCATCATCGCCCACGTCGATCATGGCAAGACCACCCTGGTCGACGCCATGTTCAAGCAATCGGGCCTGTTTCGGGAAGGCCAGAGCGTGGATGAACGCATCATGGACTCCATGGACCTTGAGCGGGAACGCGGCATCACCATCGCCGCCAAGAACTGCTCAGTCACCTGGAAGGGCGTGAAAATCAATATCATCGACACTCCGGGCCACGCCGACTTCGGCGGCGAGGTGGAGCGTTCCCTGTCCATGGCCGACGGCGCCATATTGCTGGTGGACGCCTCGGAAGGCCCGCTGCCCCAGACCCGCTTCGTACTCAAGAAGGCCCTTGAGCAGCGGCTGGCCCTCATGGTGGTCATTAACAAGGTGGACCGCCAGGACGCCCGGCCGGATGAAGTGCTCGATGAAATCTACGACCTGTTCATCGACCTCGACGCCCGCGAAGACCAGCTCGACTTCCCCCTGCTCTACGCCGTTGGCCGTGACGGCATCGCCATGAAGACCGCCGAGGAACGGGGCGAGAACCTGCACATCCTGCTGGACATGATCATCGAGAAGGTGCCCGGCCCGGTCCACGATCCTGCCGAACCCTTCCAGATGCTCGTCTCCGATCTCTCCTACTCCGACTACCTTGGCCGACTTGCCATCGGCAGGGTCCACCACGGCAAGGTGCGATCCAACGACGTCCTGGTCTGCCTGCCCGAAAACGGCAAGCCCATCCCCCTCAAGCTGACCAAGCTCCAGACTTACGACGGCCTCAAGGTGACACCCACCGAAACCTGCGAACCCGGCGACATCGTGGTCATCGCGGGCATTGAGGATGTCCACATCGGCGACACCATCTGCACCCGAGAATCCCCCAAGGCCCTGCCGCGCATCACTGTGGACGAACCCACCGTGGCCATGAAGTTCGGCATCAACACCTCTCCCCTGGCAGGCACCGAGGGCAAGCTGGTCCAGGCGGGAAAGATCCGGGAGAGGCTGTTCAAGGAGACCCTGCTCAACGTGGCCATCCAGGTGGAAGAAAGCGAGACACGCGAATCCTTCATCGTCAAGGGACGCGGAGAATTCCAGATGGCCATTCTCGTGGAGCAGATGCGGCGCGAGGGCTTCGAGCTCTCCGTGGGTCGGCCCGAGGTCATCTTCAAGCACGAAAACGGGACCAGGCTCGAACCCATCGAGCACCTCTATGTGGACTGCGACGAGGCGTTCATGGGCATCGTCACCGAAAAACTCTCGTCCCGCAAGGCCAGGATGACCAACATGGTCAACCACGGCACCGGCCGCGTACGCCTTGAGTTCTCCGTGCCCTCGCGCTCCCTCATCGGCTATCGCGACGAATTCCTGACCGATACCAAGGGCACCGGCCTGATGAACTCCTACCTCGAAGGCTACGGCGAATACCGGGGCGACTTCCCCTCGCGCTACACCGGCTCCCTGGTGGCCGACCGCGCAGGCAAGGCCGTGGCCTACGGCCTGTTCAACCTGGAGCCACGGGGACGCATCTTCGTGGTCCCCGGCGACGCCATCTACGAGGGCATGATCATCGGCGAGCACAACCGGGACAACGACATCAACGTCAACCCGGCCAAGGAAAAGAAACTGACCAACATGCGCGCCTCAGGCAAGGACGAGGCGGTCATCCTCACCCCGGTCAAGCCCATGACCCTGGAGTTCGCCCTCAATTTCATCAAGGACGACGAAATGGTTGAGGTCACGCCCAAGTCCATCAGACTGCGCAAGCAACAGCTCTCGGCCCTGGTCCGTCACCGCGAGGATGGCAGGAAAAAGAAGGCCGACGCCTAG
- a CDS encoding aromatic amino acid transport family protein, giving the protein MAQGTPSTGKVVTTSLIVTGNMLGAGILALPIDLGPAGLLPAALGLLGIWALMTCNALIIARQPFLAQNRDADLPTFFEVVLGPVGKWVSVAANLVIFYGLLTAYLAGAASVLVGSLGLDVPGWAALVGYFCVATLFASFGDAVLRKGATVFMTIMWLLFAAMVVMVLPHFEGHGVRGIDLVFFTSALPILVVAFNFHNVIPTVCRVLGHDRKSITRAIWLGSGLGMVMTFIWTLAVLMTLPMESANSVDIVSAFSHNEPATVPLGRLIATRAFVDVSVAFAVVAMTTAYMATGVAMLSFLRDVAGRLGKNRLAVWLVAFVPPLAVGALYPDIFIDALNVVGGLGVGSLFGILPGLLLIRQGEPGSRKRLAGWVIVCVFSLVLLVELAQMTGLVHITPDIEYWNARQGQ; this is encoded by the coding sequence ATGGCCCAAGGAACTCCCTCAACGGGCAAGGTCGTCACAACCTCCCTCATCGTCACCGGCAACATGCTCGGCGCAGGCATCCTGGCCCTGCCCATCGACCTCGGCCCGGCCGGACTGCTGCCCGCTGCGCTCGGTCTGCTCGGAATCTGGGCGCTCATGACCTGCAACGCGTTGATCATCGCCCGCCAGCCCTTCCTGGCACAGAACAGGGACGCGGACCTCCCCACCTTCTTCGAAGTGGTCCTCGGCCCGGTGGGCAAGTGGGTCAGCGTGGCTGCCAACCTGGTCATCTTCTACGGCCTGCTCACCGCGTACCTCGCCGGGGCCGCCTCGGTGCTGGTGGGGTCGCTGGGGCTTGATGTGCCCGGATGGGCCGCCCTGGTCGGCTATTTCTGCGTCGCCACGCTCTTCGCCTCCTTTGGCGACGCGGTGCTGCGCAAGGGGGCCACCGTGTTCATGACCATCATGTGGCTGCTCTTTGCCGCCATGGTGGTCATGGTCCTGCCGCACTTCGAGGGCCATGGCGTCCGCGGGATCGATCTGGTTTTCTTCACCTCGGCCCTGCCCATCCTGGTGGTGGCCTTCAATTTCCACAACGTCATTCCCACCGTGTGCCGGGTGCTTGGTCACGACCGAAAGTCCATCACCCGCGCCATCTGGCTCGGCTCCGGCCTTGGCATGGTCATGACCTTCATCTGGACCCTGGCCGTGCTCATGACCCTGCCCATGGAGTCCGCCAATTCCGTGGATATCGTCTCGGCCTTCAGCCACAACGAGCCGGCCACAGTCCCTCTTGGCCGTCTCATCGCCACCAGGGCCTTCGTCGACGTGTCCGTGGCCTTTGCCGTGGTGGCCATGACCACGGCCTACATGGCCACCGGGGTGGCCATGCTGAGTTTCCTGCGCGACGTGGCCGGGCGGCTGGGGAAAAACCGGCTGGCGGTATGGCTCGTCGCCTTTGTCCCGCCCCTGGCCGTGGGTGCCTTGTACCCGGACATCTTCATAGACGCTTTGAACGTGGTCGGCGGACTGGGCGTGGGCAGCCTGTTCGGCATCCTGCCTGGATTGCTGCTCATCCGTCAGGGGGAGCCCGGCTCGCGCAAACGGCTGGCCGGATGGGTCATTGTCTGCGTCTTCTCCCTGGTCCTGCTTGTGGAGCTGGCCCAGATGACCGGCCTTGTCCATATCACGCCCGACATCGAATACTGGAACGCCCGACAAGGGCAATAG
- the aspA gene encoding aspartate ammonia-lyase: MSEYRTERDSLGEMRVPAEAYYGIQTLRAMENFHITGITMAHYPRFITALAHVKHAAARANASLGLLDESKARAIARACEEVASGLLRDQFVVDVLQGGAGTSANMNANEVICNRALEMMGHQRGQYEFLHPLNDVNMSQSTNDVYPSALNIALILDLRELIDAMEHLRKAFWRKGQEFADVIKMGRTQLQDAVPMTLGQEFSAWAVTIGEDVQRVDEAEDLIFEINMGATAIGTGLNSHPDYTRTVTEKLVEITTLKLVSSPDLVEATQDTGAYVQLSGVLKRVAVKLSKICNDLRLLSSGPRCGLNEINLPPMQPGSSIMPGKVNPVIPEVVNQVAFAVIGLDVTVSMASEAGQLELNVMEPVIALSLFQTINMLRRACLTLADKCVSGITANRERCRELVENSIGLVTALNPHIGYEKSAEIAKEALRTGGSVYDIVLEKGYLSREELEDILKPENMVRPRYVLGR; this comes from the coding sequence ATGAGCGAGTACAGAACCGAGCGCGACAGCTTGGGCGAAATGCGTGTTCCGGCCGAGGCATACTACGGCATCCAGACCCTGCGGGCCATGGAGAACTTTCATATCACGGGCATCACCATGGCCCACTATCCCCGGTTCATTACCGCCCTGGCCCATGTCAAGCATGCCGCAGCCAGGGCCAACGCCTCTCTGGGACTCCTTGACGAGTCCAAGGCCAGGGCCATTGCCAGGGCGTGCGAGGAGGTTGCCTCGGGTCTGCTGCGAGACCAGTTCGTGGTGGACGTTTTGCAAGGCGGAGCAGGGACTTCGGCCAACATGAACGCCAACGAGGTCATCTGCAACCGCGCCTTGGAGATGATGGGCCACCAGCGAGGCCAGTATGAATTTCTCCACCCCCTCAACGATGTGAACATGTCCCAATCCACCAACGACGTGTATCCCTCGGCGCTGAACATCGCCCTCATCCTCGATCTGCGCGAGCTGATCGACGCCATGGAGCATCTGCGCAAAGCCTTCTGGCGCAAGGGACAGGAGTTTGCGGACGTGATCAAGATGGGCCGTACGCAGTTGCAGGACGCGGTGCCCATGACCCTGGGGCAGGAGTTCTCGGCCTGGGCGGTGACCATAGGCGAGGACGTGCAGCGCGTGGACGAGGCCGAGGACCTGATTTTCGAGATCAACATGGGGGCCACGGCCATAGGCACCGGCCTCAACTCCCACCCGGACTACACGCGCACCGTGACCGAGAAGCTGGTGGAGATCACTACGCTGAAGCTCGTCTCCTCGCCGGATCTGGTGGAGGCCACCCAGGATACCGGGGCCTATGTCCAGCTCTCGGGCGTGCTCAAGCGGGTGGCGGTCAAGCTCTCCAAGATATGCAACGACCTGCGTCTGCTTTCCAGCGGTCCCCGGTGCGGACTCAACGAGATCAACCTGCCGCCCATGCAGCCCGGATCGTCCATCATGCCGGGCAAGGTCAACCCGGTCATCCCCGAAGTGGTCAACCAGGTGGCCTTTGCGGTTATCGGCCTTGATGTGACCGTGTCCATGGCCAGCGAGGCCGGGCAGCTGGAACTCAACGTCATGGAGCCGGTCATCGCCCTGTCGCTCTTCCAGACCATCAACATGCTCCGGCGCGCCTGCCTGACCCTGGCCGACAAGTGCGTCTCGGGCATCACGGCAAATCGCGAGCGGTGCCGCGAACTGGTGGAGAATTCCATAGGTCTGGTCACGGCCCTCAATCCCCATATCGGCTACGAGAAATCGGCCGAGATCGCCAAGGAGGCGCTGCGAACCGGCGGTTCGGTCTACGACATCGTGCTGGAGAAGGGGTACCTGAGCCGCGAAGAGCTTGAGGACATCCTCAAGCCCGAGAACATGGTCAGGCCGCGTTATGTTCTCGGGCGGTAG
- a CDS encoding septal ring lytic transglycosylase RlpA family protein — MRRIIALTLGLGLLTVAGCASLSPFPKSIHSTPPSQRDAPVVQPTTDPKTRPYTVMGRTYYPLISAHGYDEVGHASWYGKDFHGKPTANGQIYDMYGISAAHKLLPLGTRVRVTNLENGRTLTLVINDRGPFVDGRIIDLSYGAARHLGTVERGVVRVRVEAVDTVAPSATRLAGAAVKHYHVRVGAFAVRANADRVHRQLVESGYPEARVSMEDRNGTVLHVVQAGSFDSRDKAEQVLERLKRSFPTSYIVS; from the coding sequence ATGCGTCGGATCATTGCACTGACTTTGGGCCTGGGCCTGTTGACGGTGGCCGGGTGCGCCTCGTTGAGTCCGTTTCCCAAGAGCATCCATTCCACGCCGCCGAGCCAGCGTGATGCGCCGGTCGTCCAGCCGACCACAGACCCCAAGACCAGGCCCTATACGGTGATGGGGCGCACCTACTACCCGCTCATTTCGGCCCACGGCTACGACGAAGTGGGCCATGCTTCCTGGTATGGCAAGGACTTTCACGGCAAACCCACGGCCAACGGCCAGATCTACGACATGTACGGCATCTCGGCGGCGCACAAGCTGTTGCCTCTGGGTACCCGCGTCCGTGTGACCAATCTCGAAAACGGCAGAACACTGACCCTGGTGATCAATGACCGTGGTCCGTTTGTGGACGGGCGGATCATTGATTTGTCCTATGGGGCGGCGCGGCATTTGGGCACGGTGGAGCGCGGGGTGGTCAGGGTGCGCGTGGAGGCCGTAGACACCGTGGCGCCCTCGGCCACGCGGCTTGCGGGCGCTGCCGTCAAGCATTATCATGTCCGGGTCGGGGCCTTTGCCGTCCGGGCCAATGCCGATCGTGTTCATCGGCAGCTGGTGGAGAGCGGTTATCCCGAGGCGCGGGTGAGCATGGAGGATCGTAACGGAACCGTGCTGCACGTCGTCCAGGCAGGCAGTTTCGACAGTCGCGACAAGGCCGAGCAGGTGCTGGAGCGGCTCAAGCGCTCCTTTCCCACGAGTTATATCGTCAGCTGA
- a CDS encoding glycine zipper domain-containing protein produces the protein MKHTAIIALLICFLTAGYGCANKAQQGATVGGLAGATIGALTFKDKLLGAAVGAGVGVLMGYIVGNEWDKHDEAQVQRSLENNRSGQPTKWTNPDTGHAYTATPKEPYMADNRIYRDVVIKDEKSGESIMAKAWRDENGVWHLKQ, from the coding sequence ATGAAACATACCGCGATCATCGCCCTTCTCATCTGCTTCCTGACCGCTGGCTACGGCTGCGCCAACAAGGCCCAGCAGGGAGCAACGGTCGGCGGCCTGGCCGGCGCCACCATCGGCGCCCTGACCTTCAAGGATAAGCTGCTCGGCGCAGCCGTGGGCGCGGGAGTCGGCGTCCTCATGGGCTATATCGTCGGCAACGAATGGGACAAGCACGACGAGGCCCAGGTCCAGCGCTCCCTGGAAAACAACCGTAGCGGCCAGCCCACCAAATGGACCAACCCTGACACGGGCCACGCCTACACGGCCACGCCCAAGGAGCCTTACATGGCCGACAACCGCATCTACCGCGATGTGGTCATCAAGGACGAAAAGTCCGGCGAGTCCATCATGGCCAAGGCCTGGCGCGACGAAAACGGGGTCTGGCACCTCAAGCAGTAA